The following are from one region of the Salicibibacter kimchii genome:
- a CDS encoding MarR family winged helix-turn-helix transcriptional regulator, with translation MTLSKHDKQRGLLLWFRLAHFYHQSVRASNEHLAAYNLSIAQFDVLVQIGAHQPITQQELAHKLVVSKGNITQLIRKLEDRELITRRQEWKTKYITLTEQGTHLYQKVVPRQEQFQASQFQALSKEEQMQLLELLTKLQKQEDV, from the coding sequence ATGACATTGTCCAAACACGATAAGCAGCGGGGACTGCTTCTATGGTTTAGGCTCGCCCATTTCTATCATCAAAGCGTAAGGGCGTCAAACGAACACTTGGCTGCCTACAATCTCTCGATCGCCCAATTTGACGTGCTCGTACAAATCGGTGCCCATCAGCCGATTACCCAACAAGAACTTGCCCACAAATTGGTCGTTTCCAAGGGCAACATTACGCAATTGATTAGAAAATTGGAAGACAGAGAATTGATTACACGCAGACAAGAGTGGAAAACAAAATATATCACTCTAACGGAGCAGGGAACACACCTCTACCAAAAGGTGGTTCCCCGACAAGAACAATTCCAGGCCTCCCAATTTCAAGCTTTGAGTAAGGAAGAACAAATGCAACTGCTTGAGCTGTTAACGAAATTACAAAAACAGGAGGATGTTTAA
- a CDS encoding aldo/keto reductase: MKYRQLGKTDIQLSEIGLGTMSLPLDQKKATAIVDAALEKGVNYFDTADLYKYGEIEEMLGKIIKGRRDDFILASKGGNHWKQGKDDWFWDPSKAYIKEACKASLGRLGTDYLDVYQLHGGTIEDPIDETVEAFQELQQEGYIREWGISSIRPNVIKRYAGAGISSVMMQYSLLDRRPEEEMLDFLYEKDIGVIIRGPVAKGMLSMKAEEKVPANGYLGHTRAKIMRAAEKVQQIRGMEAAAQTAIQYVLKHPAVTSVTAGASTPQQVLENIGASELEPLTEKEYERLQNSIPAEVYEQHRV; encoded by the coding sequence ATGAAATATCGACAATTAGGAAAGACTGACATACAGCTTTCAGAAATAGGCTTAGGCACGATGAGCCTGCCTCTTGACCAGAAAAAAGCTACTGCTATCGTTGATGCTGCCCTTGAAAAGGGCGTGAACTATTTCGATACCGCCGATTTATATAAATACGGTGAGATCGAAGAAATGCTCGGAAAGATTATCAAAGGGCGCCGGGATGATTTTATTTTGGCTTCTAAAGGAGGAAATCATTGGAAACAAGGAAAAGATGATTGGTTTTGGGATCCTTCCAAAGCGTATATCAAGGAAGCCTGCAAAGCCAGTTTAGGGCGGCTCGGCACCGATTATCTTGATGTTTACCAGTTGCATGGCGGGACGATTGAAGATCCCATCGATGAAACGGTTGAAGCGTTTCAGGAACTTCAACAAGAAGGTTACATCCGAGAGTGGGGCATTTCATCGATTCGCCCAAATGTAATCAAAAGATACGCGGGCGCGGGTATCTCCAGCGTTATGATGCAGTACAGTTTGCTTGACCGACGCCCGGAAGAAGAAATGCTTGATTTTTTATATGAAAAAGACATTGGTGTCATCATTCGCGGTCCGGTTGCAAAAGGGATGCTGAGCATGAAAGCAGAGGAAAAAGTGCCGGCGAACGGTTACCTTGGACATACCCGGGCAAAAATCATGCGTGCCGCCGAAAAAGTGCAGCAAATTCGAGGAATGGAAGCGGCCGCACAAACGGCGATTCAATATGTGTTGAAGCACCCGGCTGTTACCTCAGTGACTGCGGGAGCAAGCACGCCGCAGCAAGTGCTTGAAAATATCGGCGCTTCTGAATTGGAACCGTTAACGGAAAAAGAATATGAACGATTGCAAAATAGCATTCCCGCGGAGGTTTATGAACAGCACCGTGTTTAG
- a CDS encoding YhgE/Pip family protein, giving the protein MVPQVAGIATEDDNVQMFASPVQDTGQTFNKLSQYRQSEAPYVLSIALFVGALLISFVVNFRKPEVLPTSGFQWFAGKFTVIASLAVAQAILLSLITVILGTPVASIFSLILFAIFVSITFVAIVQLFVSVLGLIGKFLAGTLILVQLQLTGGPLPIELLPAGVQGISPLLPMTYAIEGFKSVINLGQFDGGSILALFLFLVIFAAATLVYFLVTFSRKRDQFDETESVTA; this is encoded by the coding sequence ATGGTGCCACAGGTTGCCGGTATTGCAACCGAGGATGACAACGTCCAAATGTTTGCGTCACCGGTTCAAGATACGGGACAAACGTTTAATAAACTTTCTCAATACCGCCAATCTGAAGCTCCTTATGTGTTATCGATCGCTCTCTTTGTCGGAGCATTATTGATCTCTTTCGTGGTTAACTTTCGTAAACCGGAAGTTTTGCCAACGTCAGGTTTTCAGTGGTTTGCAGGGAAATTTACGGTTATTGCTTCACTTGCTGTTGCTCAGGCAATCCTGCTTTCCCTTATCACAGTTATACTAGGAACGCCGGTCGCAAGCATTTTCAGCTTAATATTGTTCGCCATTTTCGTCAGCATTACATTTGTGGCGATCGTTCAATTATTTGTCTCGGTTTTAGGGCTTATCGGGAAATTCCTTGCAGGGACCTTAATTCTTGTTCAATTGCAGTTGACAGGAGGTCCACTTCCGATTGAACTGCTGCCCGCTGGTGTACAGGGGATAAGCCCTTTACTCCCAATGACGTACGCCATTGAAGGGTTCAAATCTGTCATTAACCTTGGACAGTTTGATGGAGGGAGTATACTCGCGTTATTCTTATTCTTGGTGATTTTTGCAGCAGCCACCCTTGTTTATTTCTTAGTTACATTTTCGAGAAAAAGGGATCAGTTTGATGAAACTGAAAGTGTAACGGCTTAA
- a CDS encoding aldo/keto reductase: MANRIYLGNSDVSVNPIGLGTNAVGGHNIYPNLLDEEQGRNVVRAALDNGIDHLDTAYIYGPERSEELIGEVAKEYKREDIVIATKGSNKFVGEEMVVDNSPSFLKEAVDASLRRLKTDYIDLFYIHYPDEETPKAEAVGALKELKDEGKIRSIGVSNFSIDQLKDANKDGYVDVFQGEYNLLNREAEQILLPYTAKENITFVPFFPLESGLLAGKYNENDTFSGVRASRPSFQGENFKRNLERVEQLRSIAEAKDAEIAHVVLAWYFSRPSLDAIIPGAKRPEQVTNSLKVADVHLTEKEIEQIDKIFKKVYS; encoded by the coding sequence ATGGCAAATCGTATTTATTTAGGGAACTCAGACGTATCCGTTAATCCGATAGGGCTCGGAACGAACGCAGTAGGCGGCCACAACATTTACCCGAATCTGCTGGATGAAGAACAAGGAAGAAATGTTGTCCGTGCCGCACTCGACAATGGCATCGATCATCTCGACACCGCTTATATATATGGGCCCGAGCGCTCGGAAGAGCTGATCGGTGAAGTGGCAAAGGAATACAAACGTGAAGACATCGTGATTGCCACCAAAGGCAGCAATAAATTTGTCGGAGAAGAAATGGTCGTAGACAATTCCCCGTCTTTCTTAAAAGAAGCGGTGGACGCTAGCCTTCGACGGCTCAAAACCGACTATATCGATTTATTTTACATTCATTATCCGGATGAAGAGACACCGAAAGCTGAAGCTGTCGGTGCTTTAAAAGAATTGAAAGACGAGGGCAAAATCCGTTCCATCGGCGTATCCAACTTTTCCATTGATCAATTAAAAGACGCAAACAAAGATGGATATGTCGACGTTTTCCAAGGGGAGTACAACTTACTGAACCGCGAAGCTGAGCAGATACTTTTGCCTTATACTGCAAAGGAAAACATTACATTTGTTCCCTTTTTCCCGCTTGAGTCCGGTCTATTGGCGGGCAAATACAATGAAAACGATACGTTTTCGGGTGTTCGCGCAAGCAGACCTTCCTTTCAAGGCGAAAATTTCAAACGTAACCTGGAAAGAGTAGAGCAGCTTCGATCGATTGCAGAAGCCAAAGACGCTGAAATCGCACATGTTGTCCTTGCTTGGTACTTCTCGCGCCCGTCGCTCGACGCGATTATTCCCGGAGCCAAACGACCAGAACAAGTGACGAACAGCTTAAAAGTGGCCGATGTCCATCTGACTGAAAAAGAGATTGAACAGATCGACAAGATTTTCAAAAAGGTATATTCATAA
- the wrbA gene encoding NAD(P)H:quinone oxidoreductase: MSNLKVAVIYYSQTGTNYQMSRWAEEALKEAGHEVKVVRAEELAPAEAIAQNPAWEQHLEETKDVPVATPDDLDWADAFIFSTPTRFGNVPGQVKQLLDQCGGLWGAGKLVNKVVSGMSSAANAHGGQEETIHALYTTMMHWGAIIVPPGYSNEVIFSSGGNPYGTSTTVDGEGNMVEDIEEAVKHQARRTAEVATWLKNGQQ, translated from the coding sequence ATGAGTAACCTAAAAGTTGCCGTCATCTATTACAGCCAAACCGGGACCAACTATCAAATGTCACGATGGGCAGAAGAAGCTTTAAAAGAAGCGGGTCATGAAGTGAAAGTCGTTCGTGCCGAGGAACTCGCGCCGGCCGAAGCGATTGCACAAAACCCAGCTTGGGAGCAGCACCTCGAGGAAACAAAAGATGTTCCCGTAGCTACACCGGATGATCTGGATTGGGCAGACGCCTTTATTTTCAGCACACCGACACGTTTTGGAAACGTTCCGGGCCAAGTGAAGCAACTGCTTGATCAGTGCGGCGGCCTTTGGGGAGCAGGAAAACTTGTCAATAAAGTCGTCAGTGGTATGTCTTCGGCGGCGAACGCACATGGCGGGCAGGAAGAAACGATTCACGCTCTCTACACAACCATGATGCACTGGGGTGCGATTATCGTGCCACCGGGATACAGCAATGAAGTGATTTTCAGTTCCGGCGGCAACCCTTACGGAACATCGACAACGGTCGATGGTGAAGGCAATATGGTAGAAGATATCGAAGAAGCGGTTAAACATCAAGCAAGACGAACAGCAGAAGTTGCTACTTGGCTGAAAAACGGCCAGCAGTAA
- a CDS encoding ring-cleaving dioxygenase — MELKGIHHLSALTANAAKNVEFYTEVMGMRLVKKTVNQDDVSVYHLFYGDERGNPGTELTFFEIPMAAPNHRGASSISGTSLRVKNDEALDYWKKRFEAYDVEHEDIRVRAGRNTLAFEDFEGQRLILVSDETNTGVTGGVPWEEAPVPQEYGIIGLGPIYLTVRDPDPTAQILMKVMGFRRKENADYTTDDGEALVFETGEGGTGAEVHIVKTPDLPFERQGRGGVHHVAFRVDDEEELKKWITHINDTRLPNSGFVERYYFRSLYFREPNGILFELATDGPGFDTDEDLAHLGESLALPPYLEPQREQIEAKLKPLDTKRS; from the coding sequence ATGGAATTAAAAGGCATTCACCACCTTTCGGCCCTCACCGCCAATGCCGCCAAAAACGTTGAATTCTACACTGAAGTGATGGGCATGCGACTCGTCAAGAAAACCGTTAACCAAGATGACGTTAGCGTTTATCATCTTTTCTACGGGGATGAGCGCGGAAATCCCGGCACTGAACTTACATTTTTCGAAATCCCGATGGCCGCGCCGAATCACCGGGGGGCAAGCAGTATATCCGGAACATCGTTAAGAGTAAAAAATGACGAAGCCCTCGATTATTGGAAAAAACGGTTTGAAGCGTATGACGTTGAACATGAAGACATTCGCGTACGCGCAGGGCGAAACACGCTTGCCTTTGAAGATTTTGAAGGCCAGCGCCTCATCCTCGTGTCTGATGAGACTAATACAGGCGTCACAGGCGGGGTACCATGGGAAGAGGCTCCGGTGCCTCAAGAATATGGCATTATCGGCCTCGGACCCATTTACCTTACCGTTCGCGACCCAGACCCGACGGCTCAAATCTTAATGAAAGTGATGGGCTTTCGCAGAAAAGAAAACGCCGACTATACAACAGATGACGGCGAGGCCCTCGTATTTGAAACCGGCGAAGGAGGAACCGGCGCGGAAGTGCATATCGTGAAAACTCCGGATCTTCCCTTTGAACGCCAGGGACGGGGCGGAGTCCATCACGTCGCGTTTCGCGTTGACGACGAAGAGGAGTTAAAGAAATGGATCACTCATATTAATGATACCCGATTGCCGAATTCCGGATTTGTCGAGCGTTACTATTTCCGCTCCCTTTATTTTCGGGAGCCGAACGGGATCCTCTTTGAACTGGCGACCGACGGCCCCGGTTTCGATACCGATGAGGATTTGGCCCATTTAGGTGAATCTTTAGCATTGCCCCCCTACCTCGAGCCGCAACGCGAGCAAATTGAAGCAAAACTAAAACCACTGGATACGAAACGTTCTTAA
- a CDS encoding alpha/beta hydrolase, whose amino-acid sequence MKHIFQEGTNKKAPVLLLLHGTGGDENDLLPLAQMIAPESSVLSVRGNVSEGGMPRFFRRLAEGVFDEEDLVKRTKELADFLDESAENYGFDRNQIVAVGYSNGANIAASLLYHYEDVLKGAILHHPMVPLRNVTLPSLKELPVFIGAGKQDPICSPEETKELGSTLKTAGANVELFWENTGHQLTKNEVEAASEWFKKNF is encoded by the coding sequence ATGAAGCATATTTTCCAGGAAGGTACAAATAAAAAAGCCCCCGTTCTTCTGCTATTACACGGCACAGGCGGGGATGAAAATGACTTGTTGCCTTTGGCGCAAATGATTGCCCCTGAATCGTCGGTACTAAGCGTCCGCGGCAACGTTTCCGAAGGAGGCATGCCCAGGTTTTTCAGACGTTTAGCCGAGGGTGTGTTTGACGAAGAAGACCTTGTAAAGCGCACAAAGGAGCTTGCGGATTTCCTCGACGAAAGCGCGGAAAATTACGGCTTTGACCGCAATCAGATTGTTGCCGTCGGTTATTCCAACGGCGCAAACATCGCGGCCAGCTTGCTCTATCACTATGAAGATGTACTGAAAGGCGCGATCCTGCATCACCCGATGGTGCCGTTGCGGAATGTCACGCTTCCTTCGCTAAAAGAGTTGCCTGTATTCATCGGAGCAGGCAAACAAGATCCGATCTGTTCGCCGGAAGAAACAAAAGAATTGGGGTCAACCTTGAAAACAGCCGGAGCGAACGTCGAATTATTTTGGGAAAACACCGGCCATCAACTCACAAAAAATGAAGTCGAAGCCGCGAGCGAATGGTTCAAGAAAAATTTTTAA
- a CDS encoding MarR family winged helix-turn-helix transcriptional regulator, giving the protein MEEQDLSLKLLVVLMKAEHAVASATQADMKRYGLTPSEFAVLELLYHKGDQPIQQLGKRILLTSGSITYVVDKLEKKGLLERVRCTEDRRVVYASINEEGKSFMARVFPQHRESVHNMFEQLSYEEKETMIELLKRVGLSLGE; this is encoded by the coding sequence ATGGAAGAACAAGATTTATCGTTGAAATTGCTCGTCGTGTTAATGAAAGCTGAACATGCAGTCGCAAGCGCTACCCAAGCGGATATGAAACGCTATGGGTTAACGCCGTCGGAGTTTGCGGTGTTGGAATTGTTGTACCATAAAGGCGATCAACCGATTCAACAACTCGGAAAGCGGATCTTGTTAACGAGCGGAAGTATCACCTATGTCGTTGACAAACTAGAGAAAAAAGGATTGTTGGAAAGGGTTCGTTGCACTGAGGACCGCCGTGTGGTCTATGCGTCCATAAATGAAGAGGGTAAATCATTTATGGCCCGTGTTTTTCCTCAGCACCGGGAATCTGTTCATAACATGTTTGAGCAATTGAGCTATGAAGAAAAAGAAACGATGATCGAGTTGCTGAAACGAGTAGGATTGTCTCTTGGTGAGTAA
- a CDS encoding dipeptidase, whose translation MEDVKTVLQAERDRYLQELKHLLAIPSVSALPEHKKDVEEAATWMGEALKHIGMENVEIMPTEGHPVVYGDWLHAEGKPTVLIYGHYDVQPVDPLELWETPPFEADIRDGKIYARGATDDKGQVFMHLKAVETLMETHGELPVNVKFCIEGEEEIGSPHLDDFVEEHQQLLDADVLVISDNPMLEKGQPTVCYGLRGLAGLQIDVNGAKGDLHSGLYGGGVPNPLHALADLLASMHDDKGRISVEGFYDDVIALTSEEKEAYDALGHDDEAVRAELEVPALYGEEGYTFLERTWVRPTLEINGMHGGFQGEGIKTVLPSKASAKISCRLVPGQDPDRILQLLEEHIEKHSSDAVTVETTHFDKGKPFVTPFDHPAIQAAGAALSKAYGAETAYTRMGGSLPIAETFSDILDIPIVLMGFGLPTENFHAPNEHFHLENFDKGLEAICDYYSTLAEKLQ comes from the coding sequence ATGGAAGATGTAAAAACAGTTTTACAAGCTGAAAGAGACCGGTATCTACAGGAATTAAAACACTTGTTGGCGATCCCGAGCGTCAGTGCATTACCGGAACATAAAAAGGATGTGGAAGAAGCTGCGACTTGGATGGGCGAGGCGTTAAAACACATAGGCATGGAAAACGTAGAGATCATGCCAACGGAAGGACATCCGGTTGTTTACGGCGATTGGTTGCACGCGGAAGGGAAGCCGACCGTGCTTATTTACGGCCATTATGACGTACAGCCGGTTGATCCGCTTGAATTATGGGAAACGCCACCATTTGAAGCGGACATCCGCGACGGGAAAATCTATGCCCGCGGCGCAACCGATGACAAGGGACAAGTGTTCATGCACTTAAAAGCAGTGGAAACGTTAATGGAAACACACGGAGAATTGCCAGTGAATGTAAAATTTTGCATTGAAGGCGAAGAGGAAATCGGCAGCCCGCATCTCGATGATTTTGTTGAGGAGCATCAGCAATTGCTAGACGCCGATGTCCTCGTCATTTCCGATAATCCAATGCTTGAAAAAGGACAACCGACGGTTTGCTACGGGTTGCGCGGTCTGGCCGGGTTACAAATCGATGTGAACGGTGCGAAAGGAGACCTGCATTCCGGGCTATACGGCGGTGGGGTGCCAAATCCATTGCATGCACTCGCCGATTTGCTTGCTTCCATGCATGATGACAAGGGGCGCATCAGTGTTGAAGGCTTTTATGATGACGTCATCGCTTTAACTTCGGAGGAAAAAGAAGCATATGACGCACTAGGTCATGATGACGAAGCCGTTCGCGCTGAGCTGGAAGTGCCGGCGCTTTACGGCGAGGAAGGATACACATTTTTAGAAAGAACGTGGGTGCGGCCAACGCTTGAGATTAACGGCATGCACGGCGGCTTTCAAGGCGAAGGCATCAAGACCGTCCTGCCGTCGAAAGCAAGTGCAAAAATCAGTTGCCGGCTCGTTCCGGGCCAAGACCCTGACCGTATTTTGCAATTGCTGGAAGAACATATCGAAAAACATTCATCAGATGCCGTCACCGTTGAAACTACCCATTTTGACAAGGGCAAACCTTTTGTGACACCTTTCGATCACCCCGCGATTCAAGCTGCCGGTGCCGCGCTTTCCAAAGCGTATGGCGCAGAGACCGCCTACACGCGAATGGGTGGCTCGCTGCCGATCGCGGAAACGTTCAGCGATATTCTCGATATCCCGATTGTTTTAATGGGATTCGGGCTACCGACAGAAAATTTCCATGCCCCAAATGAGCATTTCCACCTTGAAAACTTCGACAAAGGGCTGGAAGCGATTTGTGATTATTACAGTACGTTGGCTGAAAAGCTGCAGTGA
- the tatC gene encoding twin-arginine translocase subunit TatC, translated as MASSESTAMDTQPAMDHIIILRGAVIRSLFVYAFMFITIFILLRFYVDLLTGDHQLVMLGPLDTLRLYFTLSGVLGLGLSAPYLAFEAWRFVKPALSEKEAGALFNYIPAIFFCFITGLAFGFFIIHPLAFSFLMNLGEAHFEMMITAQEYFSFMVMSTIPVGFLFELPVVLMCLTSFGLLNPYSLRSVRKYAYFALFCVSVLITPPDFLTDVLIVLPFIILYEIGIMLSIGVYKRKQEEKATEV; from the coding sequence ATGGCTTCAAGTGAGAGCACCGCGATGGACACGCAGCCGGCAATGGATCATATCATAATACTACGAGGCGCCGTTATTCGGAGTTTATTCGTTTACGCGTTTATGTTTATCACCATCTTTATTTTGTTACGTTTTTATGTGGATCTATTAACCGGAGATCACCAGTTGGTGATGCTCGGTCCCCTCGATACGTTACGACTTTATTTTACCTTATCGGGCGTGCTTGGACTCGGTTTGTCAGCACCGTATTTGGCGTTTGAGGCCTGGCGTTTTGTGAAACCGGCGTTAAGTGAAAAAGAGGCAGGGGCACTGTTTAATTATATTCCGGCGATTTTCTTTTGTTTTATTACCGGCTTGGCCTTTGGATTTTTTATTATCCACCCGCTCGCGTTTTCATTTCTTATGAATTTAGGGGAAGCTCACTTTGAAATGATGATCACCGCCCAGGAATATTTTTCATTCATGGTAATGTCGACGATCCCGGTTGGTTTTTTGTTTGAATTGCCGGTCGTACTCATGTGTTTGACTTCATTTGGTCTGCTCAATCCTTATTCGTTAAGAAGCGTTCGCAAGTATGCGTATTTTGCCTTATTTTGTGTCTCGGTTTTGATCACCCCGCCGGATTTTTTGACTGATGTTCTGATCGTTCTTCCGTTTATTATCCTCTATGAAATCGGAATCATGTTATCGATCGGTGTCTATAAGCGCAAGCAAGAAGAAAAAGCGACGGAAGTTTGA
- a CDS encoding YfhD family protein codes for MARGQSRNNKGKDKSKLSQTPEHLKETDGAYVEYSSELADHDDIVTRQRSERADQREKERRDK; via the coding sequence TTGGCAAGAGGTCAATCAAGAAATAATAAAGGGAAAGACAAATCGAAGTTATCACAAACCCCTGAACATCTGAAGGAAACGGATGGGGCGTATGTAGAATATTCATCCGAACTGGCAGATCACGATGACATCGTGACCAGGCAGCGTTCCGAAAGAGCAGATCAAAGAGAAAAAGAGAGACGGGACAAGTAA
- a CDS encoding CynX/NimT family MFS transporter, with amino-acid sequence MKKLILNPKVWIILAIILVAFNLRPAITSVGPLIGMIRDDLQLTNSQVGVLTTLPLLAFAGLSIAAPRLARKWGIEWAIFAGLFTLFIGILLRSGGYPTTLFMGTAIIGIGIAICNVLLPGFVKLKFAKHTGVMTSVYTTSMSLFATVGSGLSIPLAINLGLDWQGALVFWCVIAVTAMAVWTTQLRSAEKPENNGLQSEAPKLWQSPLAWNITAFMGLQSTIFYSLITWLPEIVQANGINAATAGWLLSFTQLCGLPANFLTPILASRMQNQRIIVFVIVFFYLIGFIGLLFVGNSLSLHFVFTSFIGVSMGASISLSFILFNLRSTSTPQASQLSGMAQSFGYLLAAVGPILLGSLYDYTGGWVLPLIILTVVSTLLAIAGWSAGKDTYVFAEKPVKRDRS; translated from the coding sequence ATGAAAAAGCTTATACTTAACCCGAAGGTATGGATCATCCTCGCGATCATCCTCGTTGCCTTTAATTTACGTCCCGCGATCACGAGTGTCGGGCCGCTTATCGGCATGATCCGGGACGACCTACAATTAACGAATAGCCAGGTAGGGGTGCTCACGACCCTTCCCTTGCTCGCGTTTGCCGGCCTTTCCATTGCCGCCCCAAGGCTCGCGAGAAAATGGGGGATCGAATGGGCGATTTTCGCAGGGCTTTTTACGTTATTCATTGGCATCCTTTTGCGATCAGGCGGCTATCCTACCACTTTATTTATGGGGACCGCCATTATCGGCATCGGCATCGCCATCTGCAACGTCCTCTTACCGGGATTTGTAAAATTAAAATTTGCAAAACATACAGGCGTCATGACGAGTGTGTACACAACATCCATGAGCCTTTTCGCGACCGTTGGCTCCGGGCTCAGCATCCCCCTTGCAATAAATCTCGGATTGGATTGGCAAGGCGCGCTCGTATTCTGGTGCGTGATTGCCGTAACGGCGATGGCGGTTTGGACGACTCAACTCCGGAGTGCGGAAAAACCCGAGAATAACGGCCTACAATCAGAAGCCCCAAAACTTTGGCAGTCTCCGCTCGCTTGGAACATCACCGCTTTTATGGGGTTACAATCAACGATTTTTTATAGCTTAATCACATGGCTCCCCGAAATTGTGCAAGCAAATGGAATCAATGCCGCGACGGCGGGATGGTTGCTTAGTTTCACGCAACTTTGCGGTCTGCCCGCCAATTTTTTAACACCGATCCTCGCCTCCCGCATGCAAAATCAACGGATCATCGTGTTCGTCATTGTCTTTTTTTATTTAATCGGATTTATCGGACTATTGTTTGTCGGAAATTCTTTGTCGCTTCATTTTGTGTTTACTTCTTTTATTGGTGTTTCCATGGGGGCAAGCATAAGTCTATCGTTTATTTTATTTAATTTACGATCGACCTCGACCCCGCAAGCCTCCCAGTTATCGGGTATGGCCCAATCGTTCGGGTATTTATTGGCAGCGGTCGGACCGATACTACTCGGTTCTCTTTATGACTACACAGGCGGATGGGTTTTGCCTCTCATCATCCTAACCGTCGTCAGCACCCTCCTCGCAATCGCCGGCTGGAGTGCCGGAAAGGATACGTATGTATTTGCCGAGAAGCCGGTGAAGAGGGATCGTTCATAA